AAAGTATCCTGTGTAGAGGTAATGGAGATTTTGGTCACAGGTTATCAAAAGGTCCTCGGTTGGTCACCGgacataatttatttttgtcGCCCTCTGTAGTCTGGGAGGTTCACAGGgaaatttgttttgtgtcttatCACAGGATCTTTATCAGTAGTTGGAGTTTGCCCATCTGTAAACCTGTGGTACATTTCCATTCTCCTGCGCAATTAAAAGACACATCACCCACGTTGGCTGAAAAGGTTCAAAGTTCCTTCTTGAACTGGGAAAATAATTGCACTGCAAAGCCTGTTTagttacactgtaaaaaatacacAGTAATCTGGTGGAAATAAACTAATCTTTTCTCATAAACTTAATGTAAACATATAAGCCTTCCTTTTGTTAATTTCAAATTAATTCAACTTAGAACATCAAGTTTTAACTCAGACCACTTCAGAACTAAAACGGAAACATAAATTGTTCTGACTTGAGGTCTTTTGATTGCAAGAACGAACTGTTGAGAGTTCACTCAActcattaaattaatttttaaaaaattgaaaattaacAGAGTGCCCATCATGTGttaaaactctctctcttttattattattatttttcacatttgttttcttaagTTTAGTCACCTTAACCCatttagttttatattttcaaaactctcaaaatgacctcaaaccAACTATTCAATCTAAGTTAAGTCACATTTTtaagttaaacatttaaaacacagactCTCACATTTCTAAGCTGAACAAACATACAAAGATTTACAGTGTAGGTGTTAAATACGATCAGAACAACATACATAATCCATGTgctcaggaaaaaaatgtaaatttgaatTCCACAACAACAGGGGAAACTCCATCTCCTAATGAAGGTCATGTGATAatccagaacagctactaaatggacttTGTGCTCAGATGATTGTCTCacacttccttcctctttttcacaGTAAACCAACAGTAGGCCTGCTGTAGAAGTGCTCAAGTGAAAAATTCCAAACAGTAGAATGAGAAGTCAGAACTTTAGTACTTTCTCATGAATTTCAAATtcactttatttatataaacacacacacatatatatatatagtgctCTTAGTTCACATTAAAATAGACCTGCTAGTGACGCATGTACTGCATCAGTACAACTGCTTATTTGAGTACACCTGACCCGTATATGCTATTTTTTACAtacattgtgtttatttttatctattttggtttttatttaaagTGGGACTTGTGTGCTCTTTGTGTCTTCCCTTTTAAAAATATCCCTGTCTCCATTTTTAGCACTTTGTACTTTCTtggtctttctgtctcttgaaGTTGAACTTGAACAGAGATACAGCTCTAACAGGAAGTTTTAGAATAATAggatttttaaataatttctgaACACTGATGATGTGAAAAGCTATATGTTACCAGTTACCCTGGGTGTATGAATAATTTGTTTCACCCGGCTGTCACTCGATACCACACAGTGAGCAAAAGCACAAGCAGACATTCGTGGGATAAAGTCTCTGGTTCTGTTGAGAACTTCTACATCCCTCAGACATTAGGTATAAGATACTGACCTTGTGATTTTTACTTCAGGATGGACCTTACAGATACCAGTGCAGATTTTTTGATAAGATGCTTAGGAAATGACTCTTTGCTGCAGCCTCTGTGGGACAGTCTGAGACTCAACTACAGAGACTATCTGAGATCTCCACTCTTCCCTGTTGTTCTGACTGTGTCTTCCTACTTTGTCTTGTGCCTTCCTTTCCTCATTTGTGATATCATGGGGGACAGGTGGCCATGGGTCCAGCAATTCAAGATCCAACCTAGCCGACGGCCAACAGCCTCTACAATGCTACATTGTGCAGGTGTCACCTTGTACAACCATGCGTTCCTTGTGCTTCCAGCTTCGGTGGCCCAGTGGGCATGGAGGCCACCTGTAGACCTACCGGACTTGGCTCCCACCTTGCTAGAGCTGATAGCTGGGGTGATAGGCAACCTCCTGCTCTTTGACTTCCAGTACTTCATCTGGCACCTGCTCCATCACAGGATCCGCTGGCTGTATGTCACTTTCCATGCCATCCATCATACTTACTCATCTCCCTTCGCGCTTGCCACTCAGTGTCTCGGAGGCTGGGAGCTGGTAACAGTTGGTTTTTGGACCACCCTCAATCCTGTGATCCTGCGATGCCATCTTCTCACCACGTGGGCCTTCATGGTGTTGCATGTCTACGTTTCTATAGAGGATCACTGTGGCTACAATTTTCCCTGGTCCACATCACGTCTGATACCGTTTGGCATCTACGGAGGGCCCAGCAAGCACGATGTGCACCATCAGAAACCCAATACCAACTTTGCACCGCACTTCAGTCACTGGGACAAAATATTTGGCACGCATGCTGATGTCAGCCTCTCTACCCCTATAAAATAGATGGCTGTTAAACTTTTGGTAGAAGCTATAAATAGAGACCTGTGTTATTAATGTGTCTGTGAAATCAACATGTTTCTTTTCACAAAAATGGAGGCATTTTACTGCGTTGAATCTGAAGAACAACATGGTCAAAATAAGTTGTGCGAGAGTTTCTGGTAGCTTTTATGataatgagaaaatgtattcattataTGTATTTTAACTTCGTGTACAGTCTAAATAACAACTAAATGCATCCGCCTACCAGTGTGTCAGGTTTCTTTACACTGAAAGTGATCCTGAGCTTTAGATTCCTGAGCTTTAGACTTTGCTCACATTACATTCTTCCTCATGTAAATAATCCATTCTTTGAGCGGTTTTTCCATTCTCTACACCAGTCTCAACTTTCATGTAATCTAATTTCAGgtagtttcatttcatttcattgtattttacTACAGGTCTACATATCGCTGATTCAGTGACCGCTGACTGGGGATTTGTAGGTTTCACCTCTGATTGTCTGGCAATAAATGAGCTTAAATCTGGATTTCTGTTGTGGCACCAGTATGCCTCTTGTATTTTTGAGGTCATGTAAACTGATCAGTAATCCCAGACTGGCACCGATActctaaaatgttttatgtatgaGGAACAAGAAGGTAAAAGTCAGATGATATATCCCAGCACTAGATGCCAGCAAAGTACTCCAATTTCCTTTTTGACTGAATTcaacatcatttttatttttaaaaattaaatgcatATATCACAAATAAAAGTTAGCAGTTggctagagaaaaaaaaaacacagaatattcAAGTGACTACACCtataatgttttctcttttttttttttttttgggtggtcATTTGTGTCCAGAGGGTTTGTTGTTGTCATTCTGGTTGTGTTGGTGGCGCTGCGTCGCCGCTGAAACCAGATCCAGCGGCAGCAGAGTGTTGGGATATGGAGTGTGAGCGGTGAG
The window above is part of the Toxotes jaculatrix isolate fToxJac2 chromosome 5, fToxJac2.pri, whole genome shotgun sequence genome. Proteins encoded here:
- the ch25hl1.2 gene encoding cholesterol 25-hydroxylase-like protein 1, member 2; this translates as MDLTDTSADFLIRCLGNDSLLQPLWDSLRLNYRDYLRSPLFPVVLTVSSYFVLCLPFLICDIMGDRWPWVQQFKIQPSRRPTASTMLHCAGVTLYNHAFLVLPASVAQWAWRPPVDLPDLAPTLLELIAGVIGNLLLFDFQYFIWHLLHHRIRWLYVTFHAIHHTYSSPFALATQCLGGWELVTVGFWTTLNPVILRCHLLTTWAFMVLHVYVSIEDHCGYNFPWSTSRLIPFGIYGGPSKHDVHHQKPNTNFAPHFSHWDKIFGTHADVSLSTPIK